TCAGAAGAAATCGATTGCAATAGTACGTGTCCTGATGGCAAGGGCATGACCGCCATGATAACAGGCGAAAACACTGAACGCTGCACTTGTCACAGTACATCTGTAATGGATAACGAAGCCTTAACAGAGCGACCTGAAACGGCAACTGCAAGCTTGGCGGTTGACCCGGACTATCCTGATCCAACTTATGTTTCTGATGGAGCGGTTACTGTTGAAGAAGGTGAGGAAGAAGTCTCCGCAGAAGGCGAAGAAGATTCTCCCTAAGTTAATTCGCGTATGACTTAATCGATTAGGCAAGTCTGGATAATCAGACTTGCCTAACAATCCACTGATCATGCTAGGATGCGCCTCAGCTTTTGGAGGGCGCTGTGATTTATCGGATTCTTACTTTAATAAATATTTTTTTAATCAATCTTCAATTCGCTTTTGCGCAGACTGACATTCGTATTTCAGGTCCGGCCAACGGCTTCCCTGTGGCATTGCCGGTGATGTGCGATGCGGGCGGTGGGTCTGATGCGGCAAGAAATATTCCAGAAACAATCATCCGTGATTTGAAGATTTCAGGACTCTTTCAAGTGATTGACCCCAAAACTTATGTCGAGGCGCCAGGGAAGTGCACGACCCCAGAATCAATTGCCTTTACAGATTGGAGTGTGATTGGAGCAGAAGGCTTAGTCAAAGGCGATATCTCCGTATCAGGCGGGCAACTTCAAGCTAAGCTTTATCTTTTTGATGTGCAGCGCAAGCAAGCTGTTGTTGGAAAAATGTATAGCGGAGATCTGCGCGACAGTTCGAAAATTGCGCATCGCTTTGCCAATGAAATCGTCAAATTTTTTACAGGCGAGCCTGGAATTTTTGGATCGCAGGTTGCTTTTGTCTCGAAAGTGGGCCGCTTTAAAGAATTATTTATCATGGATTCGGATGGGCAAAATGTTCGTCAAATGACTGAAGATGTTGGCATTGTCGCTTCTCCATCCTGGTCACCGAGTGGTGATAAGGTGATTTATACCTCATATCGCTCGCGTACTCCGGAGCTCTATTGGTTGCCTCCCGAAGGAGGAGCTCCGCGACAAGTTACGAATCGTGCGGGCTTAGAAATTTCTCCTAAGTATTCGCCTGATGGATCGAAAATTGCTGTAGCAATTTCTGCCGAGGGCGATACTAATCTTGCCTTGATGGATTTACGTGGGTCAGTGACTCAATATTTAACTCGTGGTGGGCAGATTGATGTTTCACCGTCATGGTCACCAGATGGTTCGCGGATTGCATTTTGTTCAAATCGTGGTGGTGGGCCTCAGATTTATATCATGTCAGCAAGTGGTGGAGAGGCGACAAGAATTAGTTATACTGGTAGCACCTATTGCACTTCCCCAGCTTGGTCGCCCAAGGGTGATAAGATTGCCTTTGTATGCTTACAAGGCGGTCCACAAATTTTTATGATTGATGCTCAAGGCGGACAAGCTGTGCAGCTAACATTTGGCGGCAGAAATGAAGACGTGTCTTGGTCGCCAGATGGACGCTATCTTATTTTTAGTTCCGATCTTGGTCGTGGGGCAAAACGTATTGTTATCCAAAATACCAACGGTGCAGCGGCTTTCCCAATTTCAAGTGGACGCTCTGAAGATAGTCAGCCTGCGTGGTCACCACGAGTGGAGTAGTAGACGACTAGACGGAAGCGCTTTTTTGTAATCTTTAGCTTAGGCTTGAACTTAGTACTTGCCCTTATCCTTTGCCTTCCCCTTATCAGGAGAAGTGCATGTCTACGCTAAAGATTTGCGCGAGATATGAGCAGTGGATATTTGCCGCACTAATAAAATCGTAAATAAAAACATTCTATTTTTATCGAAAATAGAAATTTGAGTGTATTCAAGCTAGTGAGGAAAAAAAATACTCTACACTAGAAAAACAGTTTAGCTAATAAACTTTCTCTAATTAAAACTTCTTAAAATCCGTTGCATAGTCAGGCATTTATGCTAAGTAAGCGCCTAATCACGTTCTAATGATGCGTATCTGGATGGTTCGACTTAGAGAGCATTTAGGGCGTTTTATTTTGTGTTGAACAGGATTTTATTTGGAGGAAAAAATGGGACGTCTGCGTTCATTTGCATTAATTACAACAGCGCTTCTTCTTGCTTCTTGCTGCTCAAAAGGTGGCCGTGACGGAATGGGCGTTATGGATGGTAGCGAGACAGGTGTGCTTCCTGGCGATTTAGCTGGTGGACCACTTGCCGATGTTAACTTTGCTTTTGATTCTTCTGCACTAGATGCTAAGGCTCAAAGCACTCTTGCTAAAAATACTCAGTGGTTAAAAGACAACGCTTCAAGCAAAGTCGAATTACAAGGACATTGCGACGAGCGCGGAACTAACGAGTACAACATGGCTCTTGGTGAACGCCGTGCACGTTCAGTTTATGACTACTACGCAAAGTCAGGTGTCGACAAAAAGCGTATGTCAACAATTAGCTACGGTGAAGAAGTTGCTCTTGATAAGGGGCACGACGAAATGGCGTGGGCGAAAAACCGCCGCGTTCATGGCGCTGTAAAGTAGTAAGCCGTAAAAGTAAGCAATTAAGTAATTACACTGGTAACTATTTAATTTACTGAATAACTAACAGCCGGAGATTTTATTAAGTGAAGATCGCAGTGCAGGATGTATTTGTTCCGCTCTGTTTGGTCGTTTACTTAATGGGATCTACCGGCTGTTCCAGTAATCAAAAGCCATCTCTTGACGAAGCGTTAGGGGATATTCGCTCTGTGCAGGCTAAGCAGGGCGCTGCAATCGATCAACTCAATGCCGAGCTGCGAGTCATTCGCGGTAAACTCGAAGAAGTTGAATACGCGGCAACTGGTAAGACCAAAGAATTAGAATCTCGACTTGCAGAATTTGGTTCGCGTGTGCCACCACCAGCTGGCGTTCCGGGCGAACTATTAGTTCAGGATGAAGAAGCCATTTCTAAAATCACAGGCCCAGCGGCCGATCAGTTCAAACAAGGTTTGATGGCGGTACGTAATGGGAATTTCCCAGCTGCAGAGGAAATCATGTCTGGCTTTGCAACTGCAAACCCTGATACGGCTTTCACGGATAATGCCTTATTTTGGGTTGGGGTTTCTCGCGATCTGAGAAATAATTTTGACGGTGCGATCCTCGCCTACGGCGATGCTTATAAGCGCTTTCCCGCAGAAGATCGCGCAGCTGTAGCATTATATTATCTCGGCGATTCATTTATTAAAAGTGGACTTAAAGATGAAGGGATTGCAACTTTTGAACGCCTTACAGAAGATTATGCTTCTTCTGAATATGGTGAAAAAGCTGCAGTGCGCCTGAGAGAGCTAGGAAAATTAGCTCCCAAACAAGTCTCGAAGAAACGTTAAGAAAGCCTACAACGCAATATGCAGCAGTTTTTTGTGGCGCGTTCGATTAGCGCGTTAAAATCTTACATTGGTTCTTTGCCATTAGGCGTTGCGATCGGGAACTTCGATGGATTGCATCTTGGGCATCAACGTCTAGCGACTAGCCTGGTTGAGTCTAGTGCATTACAGGACCAAAACGCGATTCCAATTGTGCTTAGTTTTTACCCGCACCCGCGAGTATTCTTTGAGAAGCAGCATAAAAATTTGAGTGTAGATTTGGGTCGATTAAACCCAATCCTTTCTCTTCCAGAAAAGGGACAACTACTTAAGAGTTGGAAAATTGCTGGAATGTGGTTGCAGCGTTTTACCGATGATTTTGCGAATCAGAGCCCACAAGAATTTGTCGAGCATTGCTTATTGCCGCTACCGAATCTTAAGCTTGTAGTCGTCGGGCATGACTGGCAGTTTGGAAAAGCACGGTCGGGCAATGCCGCACTGCTACGTGAGTTATTAAAGCCCCACGGAATTGAGGTTCAAATCATTGAACCGGTAATGCACGCAGGAACACGTGTAAGCACGAGCCAAGTTAAAGCGGCACTTGATCGCGGCGCAGTCGAAGCTTTGCCGGAGTTGTTAGGACGTCGTTTTGTGATGCGCGGCGTTGTTTCTCATG
The window above is part of the bacterium genome. Proteins encoded here:
- the tolB gene encoding Tol-Pal system beta propeller repeat protein TolB, producing the protein MIYRILTLINIFLINLQFAFAQTDIRISGPANGFPVALPVMCDAGGGSDAARNIPETIIRDLKISGLFQVIDPKTYVEAPGKCTTPESIAFTDWSVIGAEGLVKGDISVSGGQLQAKLYLFDVQRKQAVVGKMYSGDLRDSSKIAHRFANEIVKFFTGEPGIFGSQVAFVSKVGRFKELFIMDSDGQNVRQMTEDVGIVASPSWSPSGDKVIYTSYRSRTPELYWLPPEGGAPRQVTNRAGLEISPKYSPDGSKIAVAISAEGDTNLALMDLRGSVTQYLTRGGQIDVSPSWSPDGSRIAFCSNRGGGPQIYIMSASGGEATRISYTGSTYCTSPAWSPKGDKIAFVCLQGGPQIFMIDAQGGQAVQLTFGGRNEDVSWSPDGRYLIFSSDLGRGAKRIVIQNTNGAAAFPISSGRSEDSQPAWSPRVE
- the pal gene encoding peptidoglycan-associated lipoprotein Pal — encoded protein: MGRLRSFALITTALLLASCCSKGGRDGMGVMDGSETGVLPGDLAGGPLADVNFAFDSSALDAKAQSTLAKNTQWLKDNASSKVELQGHCDERGTNEYNMALGERRARSVYDYYAKSGVDKKRMSTISYGEEVALDKGHDEMAWAKNRRVHGAVK
- a CDS encoding tetratricopeptide repeat protein; amino-acid sequence: MKIAVQDVFVPLCLVVYLMGSTGCSSNQKPSLDEALGDIRSVQAKQGAAIDQLNAELRVIRGKLEEVEYAATGKTKELESRLAEFGSRVPPPAGVPGELLVQDEEAISKITGPAADQFKQGLMAVRNGNFPAAEEIMSGFATANPDTAFTDNALFWVGVSRDLRNNFDGAILAYGDAYKRFPAEDRAAVALYYLGDSFIKSGLKDEGIATFERLTEDYASSEYGEKAAVRLRELGKLAPKQVSKKR
- the ribF gene encoding riboflavin biosynthesis protein RibF, with the translated sequence MQQFFVARSISALKSYIGSLPLGVAIGNFDGLHLGHQRLATSLVESSALQDQNAIPIVLSFYPHPRVFFEKQHKNLSVDLGRLNPILSLPEKGQLLKSWKIAGMWLQRFTDDFANQSPQEFVEHCLLPLPNLKLVVVGHDWQFGKARSGNAALLRELLKPHGIEVQIIEPVMHAGTRVSTSQVKAALDRGAVEALPELLGRRFVMRGVVSHGDARGRKLGIQTLNIRPRLRYLPREGVYITEALIKDHRYPAVSNLGVRPTFGSGSPRLLETHILSAQIPELYGSQVEVIFHQRLRDEQKFDSAEALRTQITNDIAQARKYFGI